The nucleotide window TTGATCGCGGTATCGATGTCAGCCAGCGGCGTAGAGCCGGATGCTGCACCGGATGCGCCGCCGGTCACGGCACCTTTCAGCACGTCGAAGCCTTCCGCGCTGGTGGTACGTGCGGTGCCGTTCACGGTGTCACCGGAGGTCATCGCACGGGTGTTCAGTGCGGTGCCGCTGGTGCCGGCTTTCGCCAGGTTGAACTTATCGCTGGAGTCGATGGTGATAGCGATGGTTTCGCCGTCTTTTGAACCCACCTGGAAGTTGTAGTTGGTTGAGCCGGAACCGGTGTTCAGCACTTTGATGCCGTTGAAGTCGGTCTGCGACGTCACGCGGTTGATCTCTTCCATACGCTGGTTAACTTCAGCCTGGATGGAGTCGATGTCAGATGCAGAGTTAGAGCTGTTCTGCGCCTGTACGGTCAGGTCACGTACACGCTGTAAGTTGTTGTTGATCTCGGACAGCGCGCCTTCAGCGGTCTGTGCCAGAGAGATACCGTCGTTGGCGTTACGTGCAGCAACGGTCAGGCCATTGATGTTGGAGGTGAAGCGGTTAGCAATCGCCTGACCTGCAGCATCATCTTTTGCACTGTTAATACGCAGACCAGAAGAGAGACGCTCGATCGCGGTGCCCAGAGAGGCCTGAGATTTAGACAGGTTGTTCTGAGTGGTCAGTGACAATGTGTTGGTGTTAATAACTGCCATGATGTTTATTCCTTAACAGGTAGTGGATTCAGGCCGAAAGCCCTGGGCGTTCTCGCCGTCGTGAAAATTTATCGGCAGCCGCTTCACAACCTTTAATGATGATTTTGTGAAAAAACGGCGTCAGCGATGTGACTGAACAGAATCTGACCAGTGGCCGCAAAAAAAAAGCTCCCGAAAGGGAGCTTTGTCGGTACGCCGTGCGAATTAACGCAGCAGAGACAGCATGGTCTGTGGTACCTGGTTGGCCTGCGCCAGTACTGATGAGCCAGCCTGCTGCAGGATCTGCGAGCGGGACATGTTGGACACTTCGGTCGCGTAGTCAGAATCCTGAATACGGCTGCGCGCTGCAGACAGGTTGTTCACCGTGTTGTTCAGGTTGGTGATGGTCGATTCGAAGCGGTTCTGCGACGCACCCAGCAGGCTGCGCTGAGAGTCAACAGACTTGATCGCTGCGTCGATGTCAGCCAGCGGCGTGGTGCCGGATGCTGCACCCGATGCGCCGCCGGTCACGGCACCTTTCAGCACGTCGAAGCCTTCCGCGCTGGTGGTACGCGCGGTGCCGTTCACGGTGTCACCGGAGGTCATCGCACGGGTGTTCAGTGCGGTGCCGCTGGTGCCGGCTTTCGCCAGGTTGTAGCCATCGCTGGAGCTGATGGTGATAGCGATGGTTTCGCCGTCTTTTGAACCCACCTGGAAGTTGTAGTTGGTTGAGCCGGAACCGGTGTTCAGCACTTTGATGCCGTTGAAGTCGGTCTGCGACGTCACGCGGTTGATCTCTTCCATACGCTGGTTAACTTCAGCCTGGATGGAGTCGATGTCAGATGCAGAGTTAGAGCTGTTCTGCGCCTGTACGGTCAGGTCACGCACACGCTGTAAGTTGTTGTTGATCTCGGACAGCGCGCCTTCAGCGGTCTGTGCCAGAGAGATACCGTCGTTGGCGTTACGTGCAGCAACGGTCAGGCCGTTGATGTTAGAGGTGAAGCGGTTAGCAATCGCCTGACCAGCAGCATCATCTTTTGCGCTGTTAATACGCAGACCAGAAGACAGACGCTCAATTGCGGTGCCCAGAGAAGCCTGAGATTTAGACAGGTTATTCTGAGTAGTCAGTGACAGTGTGTTGGTGTTAATAACGGCCATGAGAAATTCCTTAAATAAAAAGTTGAGGTTCTGTCGGGCTTGTGGCCCGGGGCCATTCAGCTTGCTTTGGTTATCGTCGGGGGGTGAAAAAACCTTAGAATTTTTTTAAACGCCGGAAACAGCCCCTGAACCCTTCTCTATTTGCCTTATTGTTTTTTTTGCCCGGCACTAATATTTTTCCGGTCGCTGCCGATACCTTCCCAGTGATAGTCCACTAACTAAGGATCAGAACATGGCAAGTGTCAGTAATCTTAATGCCGGCAACAGCCTGGGCTTAAGCGATCTCTATGACCAACTGCAGTCTGCAGAACAGGCTAACCTTACGCCCATCACCACGCAGCAAACCTCGTTCAAAGCGAAGCTGACGGCCTGGGGCGTGGTACAAACTTCGCTGGCGAAAGTGCAGACCGCAGCCGCCGCGCTGAAAAACACCTCTGCTATTGCTTCCACCAAAGTCAGCAGCACCAATACCGCTTTCACCGCGACGTTAGCTAACTCCGCCTCGGCGGGCAGCTACTCGGTGGAAGTAACGCAGTTAGCCAAAGCGCAGTCGCTGCTCTCGACCGCCGCCACCAGCAAAGATACCGATCTGGGTGACAGCAGCCTGGCGTCACGCACCATCACTATCAGTCAGCCTGGCCAGAGCACGCCGATGACGGTGACGCTGAACCAGGATCAGACCAGCCTGGCTGATATTCGTGATGCGATAAACAAGCAGCAGGGCAGCGTCACCGCCAGCGTGATCAAATCCGATGACAATACCTATTATCTGTCACTGACATCGCGTGATACCGGTGTCGCGAACCAGATGACGGTCAGCACCAACGATACCAAACTGGCCGGCTACATTGGCTACACCCAGGGCGGCAGCAGCAACGGCATGACCGAACAGGTGCCTGCCGCCGATGCCAAACTGAGCATCAACGGCGTCGCGATTACCCGCAGCAGCAACACCATTACGGATGCGCCGGAAGGCGTGACGCTGAACCTGACCAAAACCAATACCGGCAGCCCGGAGACCCTCTCGGTCACCAAAGATAACGCGCCGATGATTGCCGCGGTTCAGGCTTATGTGGATGCTTACAACTCGCTGCAGACCACCATTGCCAACCAGACCAAATATACGGCGGTTGATCCTGGCAGCACCACGCAGAACAGCAGCAACGGTGACCTGCTGGGTGATGGCACCCTTCGTAATATCCAGACCAGCCTGCGCTCCAAGCTCTCCAGCAGCGCACAGAGCGGCGGCAGCATTTCGCTGCTGTCACAGATTGGGGTGACGCAGGATGTCAACGGCAAGCTGACGGTAGATAACACCAAGCTCAGTAACGCCCTTGATCAGAAAGCGGCGGACGTGGTGTCGTTCCTGTCAGGCGATGGCAAAACCACCGGCTTTGCCACCCAGACCAGCAATTACCTGGATCAGGTGCTCGGGACGGATGGCTCGGTGCAGAACGCGACCGACGGCATTAACAAATCGCTGAAAAAATTATCTGACGACTACGATCGCGTTAACGCACAGATTACCGCCACTATGGCGCGCTATAAGACTCAGTTCACGAACCTGAACACGCTGGTTTCGTCGATGACACAGACGCAAAACTATCTGACGCAGCAGTTCGCCAATATGAGCTAACAGGAGTGAATATGTACGCAAAAGCGGGAATACAGGCCTACGCACAGGTCGGTGTGGAGAGTGCCGTGTTAAGTGCCAGCCCACACCAGCTGGTGGTGCTGCTGTTTGATGGTGCACTGAGCGCCATGAAAAAAGCCACTATTCTGATGGAACAGGGTGATATTCCCGGTAAAGGTCAGGCGCTGTCCAAAGCCATTAATATCATCACCAATGGTTTACGCGCCGGCCTGAATCATGAAGCTGGCGGCGACATTGCCGCCAATCTGGATAATCTGTACGAATACATGACGCGGCGTCTGCTGGAAGCCAACCTGCGCAACGACCCGGAAGCCATTGCCGAAGTGGACCGGCTGCTCAGCAACATTGCTGACGCCTGGAAGCAGATTGGCCCGAACGCAGCACAGGAAGCCTGATGATGAGTGCGCATGACGATCTGGTTCAGGGGTATCAGCAGCTGCTGAAACTCAGCAATACCATGCTGGCGCAGGCACGTGACGGGCTGTGGGATGAGCTGGTCGCGGCAGAAACCACCTATGTCAGCCGCGTCATGCACCTTGCCGGCGACCGCGATGCCAGCGCCCTGCCCGCTGCGCTGCGTCTGCAGCTGCGTCCGATGCTGAAGCAGGTGATGGACAACGAGGTGGAAATCAGACAGCGGCTGGCGGCGCGCATGGAAGAGCTGCGCTCGCTGGTGCAGCAGACCTCGCAGCAGCAAAAAGTCACCCACGCCTACGGGCGTTTCTCCAGCCAGGTACTCTATCCCAACGATCTCTGATGTGTGCTGACAGGGAGAGGCGACTCTCCCTGCCGTTTCCCCCTCCTGCCCCCCGCCGTTAAACGCATAAATACCCGCAAAAACCCGGGCTGTTCGCGCCCTTGATTTGTGTCTGCTGTGGCACAGTGACTGCACATCTGGCAGGCCTGCCGGCTTCACATTCCTCTGATAAGGTAACAAGATGCTTGAGATTGCGGATTTAAAAGTGTTTTTCCAGGAGCCTGAAGTACAGCAACAGATTGACAGCGCCTGGGATAAAGTGGGTGATGCGCTGGCGGAAGCGCAGGCGGCGCTGCCGGAAGAGCTGGCCATGGCGCGCCGGGAGCTGTCGTTTCACAGCCACGTTAAATGCCTGGGCTATCTCTGCTGGCTGCTGGAGCATAACCATGTGGCGGGCGACATCATTGAGATTGGCGTCTGGAAAGGGAAATCCACTGCGTTTATGAGTGAGATTTGCCAGCACAAACGCCGTATCATCAGCATTGACCCGATGGAGCTGGCACGGCAGGAGAGCGAACTACGCTTCTACCATGAGCGTCTGTTCCCGGAAGTACACCTGATTCGCGGCTATTCTGAACTCAGTATTGAACGGGTACAGGCGCTGAATCCGCGCACCGTTCTGCTGCATATCGACGGCGGGCATGAAGGGCGTCACGTGCTGCTGGATTTCCTGCTCTACTCCCCTACCGTGATTTCAGGCGGCTTCATTGTGTTTGATGATTACCGCGATCATCAATACTCCCCGCAGGTCGGGCCGGCGGTGGATCTGCTGCGCGCGGGCGGCTATTTCAACGGTTTTGATGTGGTGGGCAGCCTGCCGGGCTTTGAGAACAGTTACCTGCTGCAGAAACGCTGAGGCTGGCAGAACGCCCTCGTCCGCAGGATGAGGGCGTGCAGCGATTATTTCGCCGCCGTGACCGGTTTCAGAATGGCCGGTTCGATATCCTGAATCACCGCTTCACCGGGGCGCTTCGCCACCTCCTGCAGCGCCTGCTGGCACTCCATGGTCGGGCGATCGACCTTACGCAGCGTCAGGCCATCATAGTGCAGTTCACCGTTTTCAACCTTCAGCGGCATCACGCGCACCTGCCGGTTAACGTTAACCCACTCATCACCCAGCCGTGTCAGCTTACCCGGCTTGGCAATGACGCGCTGCCACTGACGGCAATCCAGCGTGTCGCCTTCGGCGCTGATAATCAGGCTGCCAATGGCCCGATCGCTGATCAGCTCTCCCTGCGGGCCGACGGTCTGCCAGTTGCCCTGCAGCGCAGCGGGCGCCGGCGTCCTGACCGCATCTTCATAACTGTTGATTTGCGCACATCCGCTCAGCGCCAGCGCGGCCAGTATCATCCACTTTTTCATCTTCGGTCCTCAGACTCGCTTCAATGGCGGCTACGTTATAATTTTTCCAGTGAGTTACGCAAGGTATCTGCGGCAAAAGCCGCGGTTTCCTGACAAGCCGCGTCGCGCACGTTACACTAGGCGGCATGTCAAACAGCAGGTACCCCGAATGAAAACCCCGCAAGAGTATTACGCGCAGGCGCGCAGCATGTTTTTTACCGCCCATCCCGATTTCCAGGCTGCGCTGGACGAGCTGACCGAAAGCGATGCCAGAGCAGCTAATCTGTCGCTGCGCGAACTGCGCGAGTGGCATGCTGAGCGTATCTATGCGGCCTTTCTGCGACAGAAAAAGCTGGACGGCATGCTGTTCTCCATTCAGCTGGCCGAACCGGACAAAGCCGTGGCCGCGGAAGCGATTGAAACCTATCTGAAATCTCATGCCGAAGCGCTGGGTATGACGTGGGAAGCGTTCTGCCTTAAAAACGATCTGTAGCCGTTCAGCAGCCGGCAAAAGCCCGGCACAACAATTTCGCAGAAAAAGTTGTACAAGTTGCAAAAAACTGTATAACTTAACGCTGACGACGACTGTCGTAGATTGTCCTTGAACGAATGGTGCGTTTGCACCGCCTCTGGAAGTGTTGCTGGATTTCCACCTCCAGAGGCTCTATTTTTTTCGTCTGCTGCTCCCCTTGATCGCGATATAGCGTGCGCGCTTTGCCCGCCACAAAAATATTTTCACTTACGCCCCACCGCCGCTTGCCCCTGTTTTTATTTACAGTATTATGGCGCTCCCACTTTAAAAACTGGATTGCCGTGATGTTTGTGGAACTGATTTATGACAAGCGCAACGTGGCCGGCCTGCCGGGCGCACGCGAGATGATTCTGCGCGAGCTGGAGAAGCGCGTGCAGCGTGTCTTCCCGGATGTGGAAGTGCGTGTTAAGCCGATGGAGCGAAACGCGATTGAGACAGATATGAGTAAAAACGACAAAGCCACAATTGCGCGGATTGTTGAAGAGATGTTTGATGAAGCCGATATGTGGCTGGTGGCCGACTAGGCCACCAGAGGAAAGGCGTTAGCTTTCCTGCTCGCTGTGGTTAATGGCGATTTCCAGATCCTGAATCACCTGATCAATCTCATCCAGCAGCTGCCCCTGCTTATTGATCAGCGTGTCGAACCGCGCGGCATACTCTTTATCTTTGTATTCCCCGGCGTCAAACGCCAGCCAGTGGCCGGAAAGGGCTTCGGTGTTGGTCTGCGCATAGTGGCGCATCTCTTTTAGCTGTGAGGTGACGTCACGCAGGTAGTCAGTTTTGGTCTTGATTGCCTCTGAATCACTCATGTTATTTTCCTTTTTGCGTTAAAAGCCAGTTAAAATAACGTCTGAATGAATAAGGCTAGCTGAATATAGCGAAGCCGCACTAAGAATAATCGGAAGCGTGTAGCGGACCGGAGGTAAAACGGACTTCCCTGTCCTGATTCTATCCCTGTAGTTAAGCGTATTTTTTCGCCAGGGCAATCAGCTCATCTTTTGCCGCGCCGCCCAGCTTCAGCACACCCTGCTCTACGAAGCTAAACGCTTTGGCAAAATCCCGCACGCCGTCCGCCACCTCGTCCCGGACGGCGCTGGCCGCCGTAGCTGGCGCGCTGGCAGAAGCTGCGTCCTGTGTCGCTGCGGCAGGTGCGCTGGCCGGGGCCGCATCCTGTGTCGCTGCGGCAGGCGCGCTGGCCGGGGCCGCGTCCTGCGTCGCTGCGGCAGGTGCGCTGGCAGAAGCCGCGTGCGGCTCTGCCGTCACCGGCTGCTGATCCTGACGGATGCCAGGCGTCGCGGCGGTTGAGGCGCCGGCGCTGGCTGAACCATTGGCCAGCGGATCCTGCGTTGCCAGCTGCTGGTCCAGATCCACCGGTGCATCAGCCGCAGCGGGCTGAGCCGCAACCTGCGGTGCCACCGCCGCGCTGTCACCCGGCGTCGCGCTGGCCGCCGGCGCGGCAGCCGGAGCCGGCGTCTCCGGGGTGGCCACGTGCGGTGCGGCCGCGGTCTCATTGGCGAAACTCTCCAGCGGTGAAAAGTCGTGATCGCTGGCGCTGCTGGTTTTTGCGTTGATAACAGTTTGGTCAGTCATAGTTTTCTCCTTCATGCTAAATAAAGACCGCAACCGCCGTTGCGCGGCTGCGATCCGCTCAGTGATTCGCATCATGGCCTCCGTTACGTTGTGCTGGCGCGGGCGTTTCTGATGCCGGTGCCGGTTTGTGTGCCGTAAGAACATCCAGTTTCTTTTGCAGCACAATCAGCTGCCCGGTCAGTTCTGCGACCCGGGCTTCGCGGCGATCGGAGATCGCCCGGTACTGCTGCCGAATCTCTTCAACGCGCTCGTTAGCGTTGTTGCTGACATAAAGAAACAGAATGGTCATTGCCACACACACCAGCGACAGCAGCAGCAGCAGGCCTCCCAGCAGCAGATGTCGCCGATGGCTTTTCACCACCCATTCACTGTTTATCTGCACCATCACGGTTCTCCTCCAGAGTAGTAATCAGTTGATTGATCTGACTGCGGAACTTATCGCTGTGATCGGATTCGGTGGTCGCCAGCAGGATGCCGAGTGCGTTTTTGATTAACCGCAAATCGGTCTCCAGCGATGAGATACGCCGCAGGTTTTTATCGTGACGAATACGCAACTCATCGTTTTCCTGGCGCATCAGCGCGTGGCTCTCCTTGAGAAGCAGCACCTGCTCTTTGTAGCTGGTGATGATCTCGCCGCCTGCGCGATTGCTGGTGACGATAGCGGCAATACCCGCCATTAACGGTTTCCAGAACACCGCTGCCGCGCCCCCGCCGAGAAGCAGTGCGCCAACGCTGGTGACCAAACTACTCTCCATGCCTCACCTCTCAACACTGGCAAGTTAGCCGAAGGCTGCACGCTGACCCCCTTGCCAGTCCCGCGGTCAGCGCCAGATTTAAGTTTACTTTAATCATTTAATTTAAGTATACTTAAGTCAACCATTGAGGAGTTGTCAAGATGATGAATAAAGAATCCACCGGCGAACGTATTCGTAACCGACGCAAAGCGCTGGCCCTGACACAACTGGCGCTGGCGAAAGAGATTGGGGTGTCACATGTGGCCGTTTCCCAGTGGGAAAAGGAGGAGACCGTGCCGCGCGGAGAGAATCTGCTGCGGCTGGCCGCCCTGCTGCAGTGTACGCCCGCCTGGATCATTGATGGTGAAGGTGAACTGTTTACGACTGCCGTTAACAGCAGCCGTATCGCCACGGTGCCGTTGCTGTCTTTGCAGCAGGCTGCGGGCTGGCTGGAAGAGTCGCGCATTGCGCTGCAGCAGCAGGCAACGCATTTTCTCTATTGCGATACACCACTCAGCGAAACGGCACTGGCGGTGACGCTGGAGGATAATGCGATGGAGCCGCACTACCGAGCAGGTGACCAGCTGATCTTTGATCCGTCACGACCTGCCCGGCCGGGTGAGGTGGTGCTGGCGATTGCTGGCGGGGAAGTGGTGGTACGAATTTATCGCCTGCTTTCAACGCGGGATGATGACACGCTGTTTGCGTTGCGCGCGCTGAATGCAGATTTTCCGGCGCTGCGCAGCGATGAACAGAGGCTGCAACTGGTCGGCAGCCTGACCGAACTGCGCCGTCATTTCGGTTAACCCGGCAGAAAAAAACCCGCGATAACGCGGGTTAAGTCGGGCAAAAACTACGGCAAAATCCTTACAGCGTGTCGGTCAGACAATCGACAATCACCTTGCCGTGGCTGTCTGTCTGCGTAATACGGTAGCTTACCGGCCAGGAACGGCGCGTACCGAGTTTGTCACACAGCCGCACGCTGCCTTTATCCTGTCCGGCGGCGCTCACAACGCGCCATTCCGTTACCTCTTCCTGCCCGCGGTTGCGCAGACGCTTCTGGCACGTGGCCACCAGACTGTCACTTAGCTCTAATTTCAAATAATCACGTAACATGTTTCTCACCTCCGGATAACGCCTGTACCATACGCC belongs to Candidatus Pantoea soli and includes:
- the yedD gene encoding lipoprotein YedD, whose translation is MKKWMILAALALSGCAQINSYEDAVRTPAPAALQGNWQTVGPQGELISDRAIGSLIISAEGDTLDCRQWQRVIAKPGKLTRLGDEWVNVNRQVRVMPLKVENGELHYDGLTLRKVDRPTMECQQALQEVAKRPGEAVIQDIEPAILKPVTAAK
- a CDS encoding DUF6388 family protein, giving the protein MKTPQEYYAQARSMFFTAHPDFQAALDELTESDARAANLSLRELREWHAERIYAAFLRQKKLDGMLFSIQLAEPDKAVAAEAIETYLKSHAEALGMTWEAFCLKNDL
- a CDS encoding class I SAM-dependent methyltransferase, with the translated sequence MLEIADLKVFFQEPEVQQQIDSAWDKVGDALAEAQAALPEELAMARRELSFHSHVKCLGYLCWLLEHNHVAGDIIEIGVWKGKSTAFMSEICQHKRRIISIDPMELARQESELRFYHERLFPEVHLIRGYSELSIERVQALNPRTVLLHIDGGHEGRHVLLDFLLYSPTVISGGFIVFDDYRDHQYSPQVGPAVDLLRAGGYFNGFDVVGSLPGFENSYLLQKR
- a CDS encoding flagellin N-terminal helical domain-containing protein, coding for MAVINTNTLSLTTQNNLSKSQASLGTAIERLSSGLRINSAKDDAAGQAIANRFTSNINGLTVAARNANDGISLAQTAEGALSEINNNLQRVRDLTVQAQNSSNSASDIDSIQAEVNQRMEEINRVTSQTDFNGIKVLNTGSGSTNYNFQVGSKDGETIAITISSSDGYNLAKAGTSGTALNTRAMTSGDTVNGTARTTSAEGFDVLKGAVTGGASGAASGTTPLADIDAAIKSVDSQRSLLGASQNRFESTITNLNNTVNNLSAARSRIQDSDYATEVSNMSRSQILQQAGSSVLAQANQVPQTMLSLLR
- a CDS encoding helix-turn-helix domain-containing protein, whose protein sequence is MMNKESTGERIRNRRKALALTQLALAKEIGVSHVAVSQWEKEETVPRGENLLRLAALLQCTPAWIIDGEGELFTTAVNSSRIATVPLLSLQQAAGWLEESRIALQQQATHFLYCDTPLSETALAVTLEDNAMEPHYRAGDQLIFDPSRPARPGEVVLAIAGGEVVVRIYRLLSTRDDDTLFALRALNADFPALRSDEQRLQLVGSLTELRRHFG
- the fliS gene encoding flagellar export chaperone FliS, translated to MYAKAGIQAYAQVGVESAVLSASPHQLVVLLFDGALSAMKKATILMEQGDIPGKGQALSKAINIITNGLRAGLNHEAGGDIAANLDNLYEYMTRRLLEANLRNDPEAIAEVDRLLSNIADAWKQIGPNAAQEA
- the fliT gene encoding flagellar protein FliT, with the protein product MMSAHDDLVQGYQQLLKLSNTMLAQARDGLWDELVAAETTYVSRVMHLAGDRDASALPAALRLQLRPMLKQVMDNEVEIRQRLAARMEELRSLVQQTSQQQKVTHAYGRFSSQVLYPNDL
- the fliD gene encoding flagellar filament capping protein FliD gives rise to the protein MASVSNLNAGNSLGLSDLYDQLQSAEQANLTPITTQQTSFKAKLTAWGVVQTSLAKVQTAAAALKNTSAIASTKVSSTNTAFTATLANSASAGSYSVEVTQLAKAQSLLSTAATSKDTDLGDSSLASRTITISQPGQSTPMTVTLNQDQTSLADIRDAINKQQGSVTASVIKSDDNTYYLSLTSRDTGVANQMTVSTNDTKLAGYIGYTQGGSSNGMTEQVPAADAKLSINGVAITRSSNTITDAPEGVTLNLTKTNTGSPETLSVTKDNAPMIAAVQAYVDAYNSLQTTIANQTKYTAVDPGSTTQNSSNGDLLGDGTLRNIQTSLRSKLSSSAQSGGSISLLSQIGVTQDVNGKLTVDNTKLSNALDQKAADVVSFLSGDGKTTGFATQTSNYLDQVLGTDGSVQNATDGINKSLKKLSDDYDRVNAQITATMARYKTQFTNLNTLVSSMTQTQNYLTQQFANMS
- a CDS encoding DinI-like family protein; protein product: MFVELIYDKRNVAGLPGAREMILRELEKRVQRVFPDVEVRVKPMERNAIETDMSKNDKATIARIVEEMFDEADMWLVAD
- a CDS encoding flagellin N-terminal helical domain-containing protein, with protein sequence MAVINTNTLSLTTQNNLSKSQASLGTAIERLSSGLRINSAKDDAAGQAIANRFTSNINGLTVAARNANDGISLAQTAEGALSEINNNLQRVRDLTVQAQNSSNSASDIDSIQAEVNQRMEEINRVTSQTDFNGIKVLNTGSGSTNYNFQVGSKDGETIAITIDSSDKFNLAKAGTSGTALNTRAMTSGDTVNGTARTTSAEGFDVLKGAVTGGASGAASGSTPLADIDTAIKAVDSQRSLLGASQNRFESTITNLNNTVNNLSAARSRIQDSDYATEVSNMSRAQILQQAGSSVLAQANQVPQTMLSLLR